ATCCTGGTCGACCCCGAGAAGCGGCACGCCTATAACCAGCAGCTCGTGCCGGGCTGGACGCCCAACCTCACCGAGGAGAGCGTCCCGGGAATCTCGCTCACCCTGCCCGTCCCCCCCGAGGTCTTCCTCGAGCGTCCCGAGCTGACGACGCTCGTGGAGACGCAACCCCGTCCGCAGGTCACCGCCGACACCGAGTTCACCGGCGCTCTGCTCCGCCAGATCCGCGAGTCGTCGGGGCTCGACCTCGAGGATGTGGCCGACCGCACGAAGATCTCCATCGGCTACCTGCGCGCGATCGAGGACGAGAACTTCCTCAGCGCTCCCGCCCCGGTCTACCTGCGCGGGTTCGTTAAGGCGGTGGCCCGCTCGCTTCGACTCGACGCGGACCACGTCGCGCGCACCTACATGGCGCGCTACGAGGCCGCGCGCCGGCAGGTACGTCCCACGCGCTGAGCGGCGGGCTTCGGCCGTCTACCCCGCGCGCGACGCGGCCAGCTCGACGGCCAGCTCGAGCGCGGCCCGTATGCTCTGCTCCCGAGCGACTCCCTTTCCCGCGATGTCGAGCGCGCTGCCGTGCGCGGGCGAGGTGCGCACGATGGGCAGGCCGAGCGTCACGTTCACAGCCGTGTCCGGGTGACGCATCTTCACGGGGATGAGCGCCTGGTCGTGGTAGCAGCAGACCACCGCGCTGTAGGCCTCGACCCCACGGCTGAAGAGCCCGTCCGCGGGGAGCGGCCCCTCGAGGAGCGCCTCGACGCCTCGGCGCGCCAGCTCGGCTCGCGCCTCGACGAGCGCCGGGGTCAGGACGCGCTGCTCCTCCTCGCCGAGGAGACCGCCTTCGCCGGCGTGGGGATTCAGCCCCGTCAGCGCCACCTTGAAGGGCTGGCTCACCCGGAAGGGTCCGGCGAGCGCCTCCGCGGTGAGGCACAGCGTCTCCACCACGAGCGGCACGGTGAGCGCCGCCGGGACCGCGGCGAGCGGCAGGTGCCCCGTCAGCGGCACGACGCGCAGCTTGGGACCCGCGAGCATCATCGCCACGCGACGCGCGCCAAAGCTGTGGGCCAGGTACTCCGTGTGCCCCGGAAAGGCGAAGCCCGCGCCGGCGATCGCTGCCTTGGTGATCGGCGCGGTGACGAGCGCCTCGAACTCCCCCGCCCGAAGGGCCGCGACCGCCGCCTGGAGACTCCAGAGCTGAAAGCGCGCCGCCTCCGGACTCGGGGTGCCGAAGGCGAGTGCCTCGAGCTCGATCCCTTCGAGCCCGTCGTCGCGCCAGGTCACGTCCGCCGGCAGCGGCAGCCGCAGGGTGCGGCCGAAGCGAGCGAAGAGCTCGCGCGGCGCAAAGAGCGACACGCGGGCGCCGGCGAGCGAGGAGCCGAGCGCCTTGAGCAGGATTTCGGGTCCGATGCCGCTGGGATCTCCCACGCTGACCGCGATCCGGCGCTCCATGGGCCGGAGTGTAGCAGCCGCCGCGCCCCGCCGTCATAATAGGAGGGAGCTGGGAGCGACGACCCTCCGTGGCTCCGCAAAACGGACTGCGACAGCGCGCCGTCCATCGCCGGCGGCGCGAGCCGAGCACCAACTCGGTCGGGAGGTGCCCCACGTCTTCTCGCAGCGCCCTTCTCCTCGCCGCCACGCTGCTCGGGGGCCTCGCCGCTCACCCACGGCCTGCGACCGCCGAACCCGCGCGTTCGGAGCTGCGCGTGGTCCGGATGATCGGGCTCGCCCAGCCCGCGCCTGGGACCGCCCGCACGGCCACGCTCGCCCCGCCGCAGGAGGTAGGCTGGGGCCCCGGAGAGGCCGTGACCTACGAGGTCAGTCTTCTCGGCATCTCCGGCGGTCGCGCGGCCATCGCCGTCGGGCAGGTCGGCCGACGACGAGGGCGCCGCACGCTCAAGATCCGCGCGCTCGGGGAGACGGTCCCGGGCATGATCCTGCGACTGCGCGAGGCGCAGGTGAGCCTCCTCGATCTGGCGGGCCTCGCCCCCCTCGAGACGACCTCCGACCGGCAGAGCGGCGAGACGAGCCGCAAGCTCCACACCGAGCACGGCGCGACCACACGCCAGACGGTGCGCCGCGAGGGCCGCGCCGTCGTGCGCACCCGCCGACTCCCCGCGGGCTACCTCGACCCGCTCACGACCCTCTTCTACCTCCGCGCGGCCGACCTGCGCCCCGGCTGGCGCGAGACGCTCGTCGTGCTCGCAGGCACCGC
This window of the Deltaproteobacteria bacterium genome carries:
- the pdxA gene encoding 4-hydroxythreonine-4-phosphate dehydrogenase PdxA; amino-acid sequence: MERRIAVSVGDPSGIGPEILLKALGSSLAGARVSLFAPRELFARFGRTLRLPLPADVTWRDDGLEGIELEALAFGTPSPEAARFQLWSLQAAVAALRAGEFEALVTAPITKAAIAGAGFAFPGHTEYLAHSFGARRVAMMLAGPKLRVVPLTGHLPLAAVPAALTVPLVVETLCLTAEALAGPFRVSQPFKVALTGLNPHAGEGGLLGEEEQRVLTPALVEARAELARRGVEALLEGPLPADGLFSRGVEAYSAVVCCYHDQALIPVKMRHPDTAVNVTLGLPIVRTSPAHGSALDIAGKGVAREQSIRAALELAVELAASRAG
- a CDS encoding DUF3108 domain-containing protein, with the translated sequence MVRMIGLAQPAPGTARTATLAPPQEVGWGPGEAVTYEVSLLGISGGRAAIAVGQVGRRRGRRTLKIRALGETVPGMILRLREAQVSLLDLAGLAPLETTSDRQSGETSRKLHTEHGATTRQTVRREGRAVVRTRRLPAGYLDPLTTLFYLRAADLRPGWRETLVVLAGTALWRIELAHAGTERLYSRVGPKNCVRLAGRAIRINDDGRPRPGARPRSVSLWISDDDARLPVQLVGETDVGQARATLTSVQRSPRALRVQLPQSSGPPRAQKAASERPGAPILD